Proteins found in one Serratia plymuthica genomic segment:
- the gndA gene encoding NADP-dependent phosphogluconate dehydrogenase — protein MSKQQIGVVGMAVMGRNLALNIESRGYTVSIFNRSGDKTDEVIAENPGKNLAPFYTVEEFVESLEKPRRILLMVKAGEATDKTIASLTPHLDKGDILIDGGNTYYQDTIRRNRELSDQGFNFIGTGVSGGEEGALKGPSIMPGGQKEAYELVAPILKKIAAVAEGEPCVTYIGADGAGHYVKMVHNGIEYGDMQLIAEAYSLLKQALNLNNEELAETFAEWNKGELNSYLIDITKDIFTKKDEEGKYLVDVILDEAANKGTGKWTSQSSLDLGEPLSLITESVFARYLSSLKDQRVAASKVLTGPKAAPVSGDKAEFIEKVRRALYLGKIVSYAQGFSQLKAASQENNWDLHYGDIAKIFRAGCIIRAQFLQKITDAYADNADIANLLLAPYFKQIADEYQQALRDVVSYAVQNGIPTPTFSAAIAYYDSYRSAVLPANLIQAQRDYFGAHTYKRIDKEGVFHTEWME, from the coding sequence AACAAATCGGCGTTGTCGGCATGGCGGTAATGGGCCGCAATCTGGCATTGAACATCGAAAGCCGTGGTTACACCGTTTCTATCTTTAACCGTTCAGGCGACAAGACTGACGAGGTTATCGCTGAGAACCCGGGTAAAAACCTGGCGCCGTTCTACACCGTCGAAGAGTTTGTCGAATCGCTGGAAAAACCACGCCGCATTTTGCTGATGGTGAAAGCGGGTGAAGCGACAGACAAAACCATTGCTTCCCTGACTCCGCACCTGGATAAAGGTGACATTCTGATCGACGGTGGCAACACCTATTATCAGGACACCATCCGTCGTAACCGCGAACTGTCTGATCAAGGTTTCAACTTCATCGGTACCGGCGTTTCCGGTGGTGAAGAGGGTGCGTTGAAAGGGCCTTCAATCATGCCTGGCGGCCAGAAAGAAGCATATGAGCTGGTAGCGCCAATCCTGAAGAAAATCGCTGCGGTTGCCGAAGGCGAGCCTTGCGTGACCTACATCGGTGCTGACGGTGCCGGCCACTACGTGAAGATGGTGCATAACGGCATCGAATACGGCGACATGCAGCTGATCGCAGAAGCCTATTCCCTGTTGAAACAGGCGCTGAACCTGAACAACGAAGAGCTGGCTGAGACCTTCGCCGAGTGGAACAAAGGCGAACTGAACAGCTACCTGATCGACATCACCAAAGACATCTTCACCAAGAAAGACGAAGAAGGTAAATACCTGGTCGATGTGATCCTGGATGAAGCGGCCAACAAGGGCACCGGCAAATGGACCAGCCAGAGCTCTCTGGATCTGGGCGAGCCGCTGTCGCTGATCACCGAATCCGTTTTCGCGCGTTACCTGTCCTCACTGAAAGACCAACGCGTTGCCGCGTCTAAAGTGCTGACCGGTCCTAAAGCTGCGCCAGTAAGCGGCGACAAAGCTGAGTTCATCGAGAAAGTGCGCCGTGCGCTGTACCTGGGCAAAATCGTTTCTTACGCGCAGGGCTTCTCTCAGTTGAAAGCGGCTTCTCAGGAAAATAACTGGGATCTGCACTATGGCGATATCGCCAAGATCTTCCGCGCCGGTTGTATCATCCGCGCTCAGTTCCTGCAGAAAATCACCGATGCTTACGCAGACAATGCCGACATCGCCAACCTGCTGCTGGCACCATACTTCAAGCAGATCGCTGATGAATATCAGCAAGCGCTGCGCGATGTGGTGTCCTATGCGGTGCAGAACGGCATCCCAACGCCAACTTTCTCTGCAGCCATCGCGTACTACGACAGCTACCGCTCAGCAGTACTGCCTGCCAACCTGATCCAGGCGCAGCGCGACTACTTCGGTGCCCACACTTATAAGCGTATCGACAAAGAAGGTGTATTCCATACCGAATGGATGGAGTAA
- a CDS encoding polysaccharide pyruvyl transferase family protein, producing MMLHKNENPLTLLLKSYCENYRFIYKANPGNAGDGVIAAATYDFLEGNNFNFSPYDATENYTPERDILLFGGGGNLIEGYYAEGRDFIRDNIHKFAKTIIFPSTINGYEDFFEANKNSLFICCREKISYAKLLKLGYIPNESIILTHDMAFYLNKENYVTSIVAKKKVVSCYRTDSESLTKEHRENNYDISLTWNGDFWDNVPLARNSTRSLISFLQEYKTVNTDRLHIAILGSLLGMEVNFHPNSYYKNEAVYDNSLLNYYPKTYFMKNS from the coding sequence ATGATGTTACATAAAAACGAAAATCCACTGACCCTATTGTTAAAGTCATATTGCGAAAATTACCGTTTTATTTACAAAGCCAATCCAGGAAACGCAGGTGATGGCGTCATCGCTGCTGCGACGTATGATTTCCTTGAAGGAAATAATTTTAACTTTTCGCCTTATGACGCCACGGAAAATTACACACCCGAAAGAGATATATTACTCTTTGGCGGCGGCGGAAATCTCATTGAAGGTTATTACGCAGAAGGTCGTGATTTCATACGAGACAATATTCATAAATTTGCAAAAACAATTATATTCCCATCAACAATAAATGGATATGAGGACTTTTTTGAAGCCAACAAAAACTCATTATTTATTTGCTGCAGGGAAAAAATATCTTATGCAAAATTATTGAAGTTAGGTTATATTCCTAATGAATCAATTATATTGACTCATGATATGGCATTTTATCTTAATAAAGAAAATTACGTAACTTCAATCGTTGCGAAAAAAAAGGTAGTTTCCTGTTATAGAACAGACTCCGAGTCATTAACAAAAGAACATCGGGAAAATAATTACGATATATCGCTCACCTGGAACGGTGACTTTTGGGATAACGTGCCTCTTGCCAGAAACTCAACACGTTCTCTGATCAGCTTCTTACAAGAGTATAAAACTGTGAATACCGACAGGTTGCATATTGCTATCTTAGGTTCACTACTTGGTATGGAGGTCAACTTCCATCCTAACTCTTATTATAAAAACGAGGCTGTTTATGACAATTCGTTGTTGAATTATTATCCCAAGACTTACTTTATGAAGAATTCGTAA